A region of the Hyperolius riggenbachi isolate aHypRig1 chromosome 9, aHypRig1.pri, whole genome shotgun sequence genome:
tccAATCAGGTTACCAAATGACTTTGAATACCCAAAGAATGAAGGCAACAGACATTTTTCAACTAATTTTTTTACAAGGAAGATGCCAAATGGAGAAACAGTGGATAGGCAATGGTTAACTTATTCCAAGACCAAAGATAGACTATTTTGCTTTCCTTGTAAGTTGTTTGGCACGGCAGCTACTGGAGGCCAAATGGCAAACGAAGGCTGCTGTGACTGGAAGCATCTTGGCGAAAAACTTCAGCAACACGAGATTTCAGGAAATCACgttaagtgtgtgaaagtgtggttGGAATCAGCTCAGAGAATGTCCAGTGGTAGCGCAATAAATAACATCATGGTGGAACAAATTAGAAAAGAAAAACTGCATTGGCGCGCAGTCTTAACAAGAATTTTGGCAATTGTGCAGTACCTTGCTGAAAACAACAGTGCATTTCGTGGTAAAAATGAGAAACTTTATACACCTAACAACGGCCATTTTTTAGGATTAGTTGAGATGCTGGCCAAGTTTGATCCAACAATGCAAGAACATGTTAGACGAATTAAGAACGCAGAGGCACATGACCATTACCTCGGGCATAGGATCCAAAATGAGCTCATCGATCTGATGGCGTCAGCAGTTAAAGGGAAAATCATTGGTAAAGTGAATAAACGTGCCAAATATTTTGCTGTCATCCTTGACTGCACGCCTGATGTTAGCCACAAAGAGCAGATGTCCCTTATATTGCGTTTTGTGGATGTATCGGCTCAAGAAGTGAAGGTGATGGAGCACTTCATTGAATTTCTCAATGTGGACAACGCAACAGGAAAGGGATTGTCAGAGGCTCTTCTTGCCGCACTGGAAAACCATGGTCTGGACATTGCCGATTGTCGTGGACAGGGGTACGACAATGGTGCGAACATGAAGGGAAAGCACCAAGGAGTTCAAGCGCACATTCTTCGCATGAATAGTCGAGCATTTTACACTCCTTGTGGCTGCCATAATCTTAACCTTGTTTTAGGAGACATGGCTAAATGCAACTCCCAAGCAGTGACATTTTTTGGTGTCATACAGAGAATATATAAATGTTTTGCTGGGTCGACTGAAAGGTGGAAAATTTTGGAAGAAGCTGTGCCTTTCATGACCACAAAATCACTGTCAGAAACAAGGTGGGAGTGCCGCCTTGAAAGTGTGAAAGCACTACGTTATCAGATAAGAGAAGTCAGGGAGGCACTGTTGACTGTCACTGATAACGCCAATGATCCGCTAGTGAAAAGTGAATCAGAATGtcttgcaaactatgagcttggaAGCTTCGAGTTTATTCTGAGCTTAATCATATGGTACGACCTTTTATTTGCTGTGAATACTGTCAGCAAAACTTTGCAATCAGCTGACATGCAGCTTGATGTGGCAATACAGCAAATCAAAGGCCTTGTTACTTTCCTGGAAAAGTACCGGGAAACCGGATTCTCTGGTGCTATGATCATAGCAAAGGAAATTGCATCTGAAATTAATGTAGAACAGAAATTCAAAGAACGAAGAGTCGCACGGAAGAAAAAACAATTCAATTATGAGAGTAACGATGAATCAACATTTTCGCCGGAGGAGGCCTTCAGAACAGGATACTTCTTATGGATAGTGGATCAAGCACTTAGCTCAATGGAAAAAAGATTCCAACAGCTGGAAGAGTATGCTTCAATCTTTGGATTTCTGTACAAGTTGAAGAGTTTGCAGGCATTGAACGACGACGATTTGTTAAAGTGCTGCATGAATTTGGACAGCAAGTTATGCACAGAAGATTCACGTGATTTGGACGGAATTGATTTATGTGGAGAATTGAAGATTTTTCGAGAAATGCTTCCTGATAACATTAATACAGCTCAAGAGTGTCTTCGGTACATTTGGCCCATTCGAGATTCATTTCCCAACATTGTTGTTGCGTACAGAGTTATGTTGACAATACCTGTGACCGttgccagcgcggaaagaagtttTTCAAAGTTGAAACTTATCAAAAGTTATCTACGATCAACAATGGCACAAAGCAGACTGTGCAGTTTAGCTATTTTGTCAATTGAAAAGGAAATTGCCTCAACAATGGATTACGAAGATCTCATTAACGATTTTGCTCAGCAAAAAGCCAGAAAAGTGGACTTCCGTCTGTGACTGTCAAAGCAGAAGCTCTTTCTGGAAAGTGTTAATTTTATTACATGCGTTTCTGGTTCTCTGTAATTAGTTTGCTGACTCCAGCAGCGGGTTCGGCAGAAGAAGCGAGTGTTATCTAGttacaacagcataacctttaaagaaaaatgctTATattaatcctgaaataaatctgcactgtttctacttcctgctttcatggaagcagacatattgttaacatcctgtgctttcaaatgagcttatctgccatggcagtcaggtgacccaggggagagatcaaattacaactagtgattagacacaaatgagggtagattaaacaagctaaactctctaaatacatacagggtgtatttatttgttttccttctgtcctgttcatgagttcagctccacttttatGTTTCTGAACAAGTAATTCAGTTGGTTAAAGGCCACTAAACCAATATAATATTTGGTactcacaatgagattttctggcagatttagaaCATATCCGatttgatttccgattgatttttccatagaagtgaacggaaaaactatgggaaatcagatcagacttgttggaaataatcaatctgacagtaaatctgccagaagatatcattgtgtgtacctagcataagaataATTAAAATGCGTAATGTAATCAAATAGCGAATGGTAGTACCATTGGCTGTTTGACTACATtacatattttaattgtttttatattggttggcttagtggcctttaccgaacgtaattgttttcaaacaataatagTAAGTTGTACTGCATTAAAGGC
Encoded here:
- the LOC137532378 gene encoding zinc finger MYM-type protein 1-like, with protein sequence MSGRDRDRFRKYDCGAVKAKKRKDKEAFIQTQKGALEKFIVPTKSADKRQRLENEDSSNRLDDVTADQVLIPSCTSNEKRKLAGNESISSPSCDDGQLPTSNKEIGGPLCGDNVIEADTAESEYLSCESVSGTGSINLHTSDTPLETTSTLEDIYDPGNWEHVTSNVRDMLVEKGPIRLPNDFEYPKNEGNRHFSTNFFTRKMPNGETVDRQWLTYSKTKDRLFCFPCKLFGTAATGGQMANEGCCDWKHLGEKLQQHEISGNHVKCVKVWLESAQRMSSGSAINNIMVEQIRKEKLHWRAVLTRILAIVQYLAENNSAFRGKNEKLYTPNNGHFLGLVEMLAKFDPTMQEHVRRIKNAEAHDHYLGHRIQNELIDLMASAVKGKIIGKVNKRAKYFAVILDCTPDVSHKEQMSLILRFVDVSAQEVKVMEHFIEFLNVDNATGKGLSEALLAALENHGLDIADCRGQGYDNGANMKGKHQGVQAHILRMNSRAFYTPCGCHNLNLVLGDMAKCNSQAVTFFGVIQRIYKCFAGSTERWKILEEAVPFMTTKSLSETRWECRLESVKALRYQIREVREALLTVTDNANDPLVKSESECLANYELGSFEFILSLIIWYDLLFAVNTVSKTLQSYRETGFSGAMIIAKEIASEINVEQKFKERRVARKKKQFNYESNDESTFSPEEAFRTGYFLWIVDQALSSMEKRFQQLEEYASIFGFLYKLKSLQALNDDDLLKCCMNLDSKLCTEDSRDLDGIDLCGELKIFREMLPDNINTAQECLRYIWPIRDSFPNIVVAYRVMLTIPVTVASAERSFSKLKLIKSYLRSTMAQSRLCSLAILSIEKEIASTMDYEDLINDFAQQKARKVDFRL